The Rhinoraja longicauda isolate Sanriku21f chromosome 15, sRhiLon1.1, whole genome shotgun sequence genome includes the window AATAACTTAGATTTAAGTAAAGGTACAAATTAAACTGGCAAGACTTTGGCATTTGTTCTAAtcacaaaatagctttatttttaTACAATACCACATATGCATATCATAAGAAACATCAATTTTGGGGGAGAAATCTGCATAAATATCTTAGCAGAAACTTATCCAAATTTTTGACAATAATTTCACTATGAAATTTGAATTCATTTATCATATTTAAAGGCTACGCGTCATTTTGGCATACATATATTTTAGGATACAAACCGCACTTCGTGGAACTTAGTACACTGCGCTGTCAAAAAATGGCATTTGTCTTCAAATTCACTATTTGGCATCCGCGTGCGAATGTAAAGAGAAACACTGTCTCACCATCTGCGATTAACCTTCCCATGAGATATTCTTTGGGAAGAAGCACACACGCAGTTTGCTGTTCATAAAATAATGTTAGTTCAATAACTCCCCACCTGAAGTATCCAAAATCAGTTTGTTTTTTGGATACTATTGTTCACTTCCTCGTCAGTTTCTCTGCCACTGACCACCAACATTAATTACTTCATTTTATTTTCCAATTATTTTCACGTCAAAGGCGATTAACTAAGCTGCTGAAGGCACCTGCACACGTGCCAACACCCAGTGTGCACCACatccagacacacgcacacacaaccaAACTTTGTGCTCGGTTACAAACTATATGCACCAGTTTAATAAACAGCGTCGTGTGCTTAAAATACGAAAACAAcatacacttttttttaaaaaaaagttcatcCATCCAAATGTATCGGAGAGCGTGGTAAACTAGGTGAGGCAGCAATGGCACATGGAGATTGAAAGCTGGAGGAGCAAGGGTTTCTGTTCTAGGGGTGGTGGGTTGGGGTTAGGTCTAATCGCTTTGGGGATCATTGTGCAGAGAGGTTTGTGATGGGCAGATCACTCACGGTAGAAAACATATTCCGTGTAGCTGGTCCATATCTTGTCGTCGGTCTGGTCGTGAGCGAAGGCGCAGGTGCCCGTCGAATTACACGACACCATGTGGAAGCCAGCTTCGGCCAACTTGTCAAACGCCTGCTCCAGGAAAGTAAACTTGAGGTAGTAGCGGGACGTGTAGCGCTCGAGGGGGCGGTCGGGGTCCCTGCTCTCGTTCAGTGTCTCCCCGAACACCTCCTTGGCCAGCGCCGTCTTCCCACACACCATGATCCTGGCCACTCTACGGAACTTGGCGTCCGTCTGGCTGTCCCTGCCCAGCGTGTATGAGCCCCGGTAGCCGATGGTGATAAAGCCCATCCTCCTGTCGCTGCTCCCGCCGACGGTGACAGTGGCCGCGGCCAGACTGCGCGCCACGTCCGTGCTGGGAGAGCCGTCCTCGGGGTCGCTGGGGCAGGCGTCGTCGTTGATGGAGTTCTGCTTGCTGAGTTTGGGACTGAGTGCTTTGACCAGTTCGGGCAGTGCGAAGTACTCGGCCTCCCGCTGGAGGCGGCTCCGCTCGGGGAAGTGGTCGGGCAACACCAGCTGCTGGTCCCGCATGTAATCCAGGATGTAGCGGAAGAGAAAGCCGTCGCGGTCGATGAAGAAGCGCCCCTTGCCGTCCCTCGCCAGCGCCAGCCCCAGCCCGTCCTTGCGCCCGAACATCTGCGACAGCAGCGAGCCGGGCACGCTGAGCAGGGTGGAGTAGCGGGTGATGTACACCTGGCCGCCCACATTCAGCTCCACGATCTCGGGGAAAGGCGTCTCCTCGCTGGCCATGGTGCAGATGGCGTTATCCGGCAGAGCCATCGCCGCGCTCTGCCTCTGCTGCAGGCACTGGCCGGCCGTGCAGAGCAGAGCCGTGCACTGCCTCTGCTGCAGGCACTTGCAAGAGAGCGCGAGCAGAGCCGCGTGcgatgtggggggaggagagtggaggagaggagagtaggGACGCGCGCGCTCGCTCGCTCGCGCTCTCTTGCCCGCCCGGCCCCACctgttctctcctctctcctctcgctcgcgctcactctcccctctctcccgcgctcactctccccgctctcctccaagccaattttaaaGCGAGCAACTGCGAGTCCGCCCTCGCCGTcaggctgtgggaggggcggcagcgccttgcggcgGATCAATGCTCCCATTCCCAGGGAACTCGTCCTTGTCTTTGGCACTTGCACCCGGCGCAGCAAGGAATGGTCATGTCAAACTTTTTTACTTTTCGCGCACGATTAGCTTTAATGGACCTTTATCAATGGACGCCACCCCATACGCTTGTGTGCAAGAGGTCTTCACTGGTGAATCGAAGATGAGCGCATGTCAACAAAAAGGCTCAGAACTGCGATATCCAAATATCTGCATGCACTGTGCACATAAATAAAGTAAATTACAGTGTTTGTAACTGCTAATCAGTGTAAAATATTTAAATCCAATGCCCAAGGCTGCATTCTACTGTGTCGTTCAAAGATCTGCCGCTCGCTGTACGCGTTCGTGATGGCTGACTGAATACCAATTACTTTCAGAAAGcaataaataaacattttttttccagataTTTAGTTCCACAATCGGGAGTTGGCATTAATATTTTAATTCAGCTATTCGGTGTTACTTTAAGTGTGAATATTGCATCTTAAGACATCAGCACACAGATAAAACGATTCATTTTTCTGGATTTTCTTTGTCTGCTGTATAAGTCAGACAGCCATTCACGTTAattataagggtctcgacccgaaacgtcacctatttctctccagagatgctgcctgtcccgctgagttactccagcattttgtgtctacccacgttAATTATGTTTTCATTATTTCTTGAAATGCATTATTACATTTAGCATTTTATGATAGCCGGTTTTAAGTAGCAGTTGGAACTTTCTATTATCCTATCACTAAATGTTCTACTTTATTCGTGGTTTTTAATTTGATTGAGCATTTTCATAATTAAATGCAGAATGATTTCACTAATTTGGCTCGGTTCCTCTTTTTAAATATATTGTAACAAACCGTTCGTTTCAGCTCCCAATAAGGCGCGTAGTCATGCCGATTCCAAAATGATGTCTTTACTTCCTCTGcaatattgtcacatgtcctgTGATTAGTTCCCCATGATTTTTTTTAGTGTCAGTATACAATATTgtaacataaataaataaatgcagctTTGTTAATTGATACAGAGCAACTATGTATTATTGAAACAATAGGCTTGAGATGACTCGGTTTTCAGAAGAACAGGAAAAATGTACCGTTAACAATATATCTCTTGGAAGAGTTTTAAAGTCTCAATGTTCCCTTCCGACCATGTTAGCAATACTGTATAGATAATGGAGGGGTTGCCTGTATGAGTTGAGGTTTCCCAAGCAGACTTACCACAGCAGTCTACAGCATGGTGTATCTCATCTGATGAAAGAGCATCACCCTGAAACGTCTTTTTTCTCCCTCCGAAGATTCTGCATGACCTGACGTAAATTTGCAAAATGTTCCAATTTACCTCAGGTTTTCAACAACTGTCGGGTTTTTTTCGCGTTTCGGTGCTGTGGACAGTTAGGCAACAAGTAATTGATTCCGGTCGAAATGTTTTGTGTGAACAGATTACAAGAGAAAGGATGAGCTGATAATGAATTATGGAGGTGATGCATCCAAAATCAGAATTATGAAAAAAAGTAAATagttgcacggtggtgcagcggaagagttgctgccttacagcgccggagacccgggttcgatcctgactacgggtattatctgtacggagtttgtacgttctcaccgtgacctgcgtggggtttctccgggtactccggtttccttctacacttcagagacctgcaggtttgtaggcttattgacattgtttaaaaaagtgtaaattgtcccgtgtgtgtgttggatagtgtaagtATGCAGGTCGGCGctaattcggtgggccgaagggcttgtttccacgctgtaaactaaactaaaaagttatATAATTCTTTACTAAGGAAAAGAATGCTTGCAAAGTTTAAACAAGGGGAGTGGTTTTGGAGATAATTAATGGAATGAAAATTGATCGGATGTGGGTCAAAATAACATCTATCCTCAATTCCTGAGGAATTCGAGTAGAGATTGCAGAAGATCTTAATATAATTTTAAAGTTTACTGGCAATTCCCAGAAACTTTTAGGCAGTTCTATTAACCTGGGTTGTCGGTAAAGCAATTGGGGAAAGTATTGAGAAAAGTTTGAGTTAACAAGGGAGTGCCAGCACAGATTTGTCAAAGGCAAACCATATTCAGCTAACCTgattggggtttttttgcaaCATTAACAGAGAAGATGGATAATGCACATGATTTAATGAGTTTAAACAATTCTGAGTAAAACATCAAATTTGAAAAAGAGAGATCTGGATGATTATGCATGAAAATCTTTGAAAGTGCCAGCGCATAGGTTATGAGCATTGGTGCAAAGGAAGATCCATAGACCACATCTGAGCTGGCGATATGTTGAAGGGTTGTTATCTTGGAGAAAGTTATCGAGGTAGGGAGAGTTTAGATCATGGAAGGAACTATAAATAAAGGTGAGAATGATTTAGAAAATGCAGAAGCTATTATTGCAGTGACAAGGAACAGACAAATTTCCCATCTTAGTAAGGtgatctaaaataaaaataaagcagtTGCTCgtcggtacagcggtagagttcaatCGCTAAGAACTGAACCACTAGAATTGAATCACTATAAACAATATATCTGCTCTATCAAATGTAAAGACAAAAGTACAAGGATTTCTAATTCTGAGTTGAATCAATTTTAATCAATACCTTGAGTTGAAGAATTGTACCGTACTTTCATTTATCGTTATGCATATTTAGTAGCCGTGGTTTGTATATTCAATTAAAAAGTGTCATACCTTTTACTAATATTTAAACAATTTAATCAGATGGTGCCCTCTACTGGTGGTGCGGAGTAAAGTTTTCATGGAAACAACAGAAAACTGCAATTAAGAGCAACTAAAACGTTTTAAAGAAAACTAGGGAGGTTTTGATAGGGAGGTATTTCACAAATAAAGTATTATATCTTATTTCTACTTTGGAAGGTCAAAAATGTTGGGACTAACCTGTCCATGGCAAATGATTCTACATTTG containing:
- the LOC144600607 gene encoding BTB/POZ domain-containing protein KCTD8-like gives rise to the protein MALPDNAICTMASEETPFPEIVELNVGGQVYITRYSTLLSVPGSLLSQMFGRKDGLGLALARDGKGRFFIDRDGFLFRYILDYMRDQQLVLPDHFPERSRLQREAEYFALPELVKALSPKLSKQNSINDDACPSDPEDGSPSTDVARSLAAATVTVGGSSDRRMGFITIGYRGSYTLGRDSQTDAKFRRVARIMVCGKTALAKEVFGETLNESRDPDRPLERYTSRYYLKFTFLEQAFDKLAEAGFHMVSCNSTGTCAFAHDQTDDKIWTSYTEYVFYRE